The sequence GGGGGctcatcttccttctcatcttcttcctccccttctcttcttcatcttctcctctttcttcttcattACTTCTTCCTAAAAATAGAGGAAGGGCTTAGGGGGTATCTATTGATGTTGGGGaggtaggggggcttgagcccccctagccccccctTTGGATCCGCCCCTGCCAACCACAGCTATTGCAAAGAAATCATGGGAAGAACAATCATAAGTCCTAGACGTGATTACAAGCTCTAATAAAATGCGTAGCTCAAGTAATTAAGGTATGTGCTACTATACATCTAATTTTGTGGTTCCATCTTGAGCTAGTGATCCTATTAAATTCTAACAACGCCGAGTTCCCACGTTGCAGCCAGGGACCTTACAATTTGGTTCCTGGCAGTTGGCACCACACCGCATGTCTGAACCATAAGCTTACCCAGCTAGCGAGCTAGGAGAATCCGATGAACGGTCCTCCGCAAGCAGCTGACCTCACTTGAAATAAAATTAGCTTTGTCACCTCGATCCACCATGCTttaaaaaacaacaacaacaacaagaacaGGCCTGATGATTCGGCCACCTACTTGCAACTCCCCAGTTTCGCAGAGGCCAGCCAGACTAGCCATGTTTGTTTGTCCTTCTAGATCAGCTCCTGCAATGCAAGCAGCCGTATATGTTGGCAATAAAAATTTCCATATGTAGCAAATTGGAAGCATGAACCTTCCTTGAATGTTTCTtggaaccaagtgaacctcCTCTTAGTTTAAAAGCTCTTGTTAGGAATATCTTAGTTACCTTACCTCTACCTCGTCATGCATCAACAACCCAAAGTTCTGCGTTGTCTGCTTCACCCCTCGGTTCTCCTCCATGGGAGAACTtgtccctctcctctccctgctCTGCTGCCTCACCTTTCTTCTCCAAGGTAACCAATAAACTTCATCTTGCTGCTAAATTGTCTTCTTGCTGTTAACCGATCGAAGCACGGTGCACTGCAATCACCAGGAGCAGCGCCGGCGACGTTCACCATAACCAACAGCTGCGACTACACGGTGTGGCCGGGCATCCTCTCCAACgccggcgccccgccgccgttgaCGACCGGCTTCGCGCTGCCCCCGGGCCAGACCCTCGcggtcaccgtcgcctccgcgTGGTCCGGCCGCATCTGGGGACGGACGCTCTGCTCAACGGACTCCTCCGGCACCTTCTCCTGCACCACCGCGGACTGCGGGTCGGGCGCCGTAGAGtgctccggccgcggggccacgccgccggccaccctgGCGGAGTtcacgctcgccggcggcaccgGCGGGGACGACTTCTACGACGTCAGCCTCGTGGACGGCTTCAACGTGCCCGTGGTCGTGGCgcctgcggcgccggcgccggcgtcgggcaACGGGAGCTGCCAGGCCACGGGGTGCCCCGCGGACGTGAACAGGGCGTGCCCCGCGGAGCTGcgcgtggcggcgccgccgcctgcgacggcggcggcggcgtgccgcaGCGCGTGCGAGGCGTTCGGGGAGGCCGAGTACTGCTGCAGCGGCGCGTACGGGTCCCCCGCGGCGTGCGCGCCCACGCCCTACTCGCGCTTCTTCAAGGGCGCGTGCCCCGCCGCCTACAGCTACGCGTACGACGACGCGACGTCGACGTTCacctgcgcggcggccggcggcggctacgaCGTCGTGTTCTGCCCCGGCACGTCCAGGTACGCACGCCACCGGCACGTCGTTGCTGCGTCCATTTGGCAGCGCACCTGTTCCGTGTTCTGAACGAACGTGCATGTGGACAAGTTGGCCTTGTCATTAGTTTATGGGATGACATGATTCGATTCATCgtggatggaattaagaagccTCCCTGACACGACGTGTCACCAGCCCAGTCCGTCATGACAAATCAGGGGCCAAATTTAACATGGTATcgcaagatgatcaagcaaagTCAAACAACTGGCTGTAATCTGCAACTTTTTTTCCATTGTTTAGAACGACAGATTGAGATGCAGTCTGATTCTGAACCATGCGTGATGTTTACTGTGTTCATCTGATTGGCGGGTGGCATCGCAAGTTGGTGATAGTTTTCAGTTGAATCATTTGGAAGCTTCTGTTTCAATCGATAATAAGGAAAGGGTGCATCATCTTGACATCATCATAAAGCCAGCATGCGTTTACACGCCATTGGCAGCATGGTCCAGATGttaggaaaaaaaaaattgttcgcACGGGTTTAGCTGCAACAATTGTTGGCATGTTGagtttcttttctcccttttttttttgtaacagCATGTGTTGTAAGATGCTGAATTATTGGTTAGCTTGTGTCTAATGCTTCTGACATGATTGATCGATGCAGCCTAAAATCTGGCGGGAATCCCGAGGCGGCAGGCTTGCCACCCTCCAACCCCACGATGCAGTTCTCCGGAGATGCAGGCAGCAGCCTTGGGACGACGAGCAGGAACGCCGTGGTTGCCCTCCTCATCGTGGCCATTGTCTCGCTGACATCGACGCGACGCTGCTGATCTCATGCAAAACGAGATAACTTAAACCTTAGCATGCAAGAACTGAAGAGATAACTtcattttgttttcctttttcctttttccccacCGGCAGGATTAGAGAAATGGAACAGACATTATTTTCTTCCAAGAGTTCGATCGGAATTGTAGTTTCAGAGCTTTGAACACTAGTCAGAACTGAGCGAATGAATCTTTTGTAGGTAGGTTCACCCAATCCCAAGTGTCTTTTATTAATTTGCCCTAGTATTAATCATGAAATTAAGGTGAGTTGCAGTGCATCAAAGCAGCAGCTGGTAACAGATCGAGACGAAGCGTCCTGAAACGCAGTCCACCCGCTCAAGCAAGCCCTGATTGGCGCGAGTCCACGCGACCTCACCCATGGTCATGTACAACGCGGCCTCTTCCGCCGTCTGTGTGTTGCCGTTTTTGCAAAAACCCCCCTTGTTTCTAGAACCAGAAATCTTCACCTCATTTCAAAATCATGTACTCTATAcgtgtatatatatagatatacgAAATAAAATCGGTACCCTCTCCTCACCGCATTTCAAAATCATCTGAACCATTCGCTTCCTCTCTCATCCTCTCCGTCTCCACCCACGGTCGCTGCTCGCGAGGGCGATGGAGCGGCACCAACGGTGATGGAGGGTCCCGATCTGGCATTGGCTGGTCCAGATCCAGCGGTACTgcatgcggcggcgggcgaTACTGCAATCGGCGGTGCCGCGCGTGGCAGGCGGGGCGCGCCTGTGGCCCGCGGCGAAGTGCGGCAGGGGGGCCACTATTATAAGCGACGGCGAATAAATGATGAAGAACAACAAGATCAATTGCAGAGGATACGAGGATTTAACATGGAAAACCCTCTCAATGCGGAAGGgaaaaaaccacgggcgccagccagcaaatcTTCACTATATCGGATGTGTGTTTACAATGCCtaacggcggcttacaagaggaatgaTCAATCCAGGAGCAAATCCTAAAAGGTCCGGCCCAAGCCTCCGGCAACGGGCCTCCTCTTCGCTCCGTTGGAAGTCGGTTTTTTCTTGTGCAATGAATTTGAATCACAAATATAACAAACTCCACCTTGAGACAAATTTCTTTTTATAGCATAAATCAAATAATCAcctgaacacaacaaagaaCAAAACTTCTGGCGCCAAATAGCCTCTTGGACTAAGCTCTCAAAACAACTAATGAACTGTCTTTGTCATCATATCAATAGGATTATCATGAATACTAATCTTGCATACCTTCAATTTACCTTGTGTGATGACATCACGAACATAATGGtacttgacatcaatatgcTTAGTTCTCTCATGGAACATCTGATTTTTAGTGAGACAAATAGCACTCTGTCTGTCACAGAATAGGGTAATGCAAGAATCAACTCCACAAAGCTCAGCAAACAACCCTTTCAGCCAAACTGACTCCTTGCACgcttcagcaatagccatatattctgcTTTTCTGGTAGACATAACAACAACAGACTGTAAAATAGTCTTCCAACTCACAGCATAACTCCCAATAGTGAACACATATCCTGTGAGTGACCTACGCCTATCCAAATGAgcagcataatctgaatccacataacCAATAAGTCTCTAATCATTTCTCCCAAATTTCAAACAAGAATCTACTGTTCCTTTGAGGTACATGAAAATCCACTGAACTGTCTTCCAGTGTTCTTTACCAGAATTAGACATGTATCTACTGaccaaactcatagcatatgataaatctggGCGAGAGCAAACTATGGCATACATCAAAGAACCAACAACATTAGAATAAGAGATTTTTGATATGTATTCAACATCCTCATTAGAGCTAGGACATTGAACGACAGGCAATTTAAAATGATAtgcaataggagtactaactggctttgaatcatgcatattgaaacAATGAAGAACCTTGTTATTGTAATTATGCTGATtaagaaataataaaccagATTTTCTGTCTCTAGTAATATGCATACCTAGAATTTTTTTAGCAGCACCAAGATCCTTTATATCAAATTCACTACTCAACAATTTCTTCAATATAGTGATTTCTTCTCTGTTCTTGGCAGCAATAAGCATGTCATCATCATATAACAACAAGTATATATGTGATTCATCAACAATCTTAATCTATACACAGCTACCATATTCAGATCTTTTAAAGCCATGTGAcaacataaatgaatcaaacctTTTATACCATTGACGAGggactgtttcaaaccgtacAAGGATCTTTTCAATTTGCAAACACAATTCTCCTTGCCTGGCACTATGAATCCttctggctgatccatgtaTATTTCCTCCTCAAGGTCTTCATATAAAAATACAgtcttcacatctaactgctcaaACTCAAGATCATACACAACAATAATACTAAAGAACGTACGAATTGAACTATGCTTCACAACtggagagaacacatcattataatcaacaccaggaatctgactgaagccttttgcaactaaccttgccttAAATCTCGAAGGCTCACTAGGAGACAAACCATCATTTCTtttgaagacccatttgcagcgaaCATGCTTTTTTTGTTTAGGCAAGTGCACAATCTCTCATGTGCCATTCTTCTCAAGAGACTGCATCTCTTCCTGCATAGCTGAGATCCACTTCTCCTTATCAACAGAATTAATGGCTTCAGTGTATGTTACTGGCTCACTAGCATCCTTCACCTGTCCAGCACAACTCAAAACATAATAAGTCAAATCACACTCCTCAATTAAACGATTTGGAGGTCCACAACTCCTCTTTGCAATAGGTACATCTAGATCCTTCTCTTGCTGCAAAACAGACTGTGAATCTGGAGGTGAGTGCTGAACAGTATCAGGAACATTATCTGAAACATCATTACCAACAACTTCATTTTCCTTGTCATCCataagctccacctgcacactGACATATGGCTGCAATTTTTCAACTAAAGCATCATCTGTGGATAAGCTGTTAGTAAATATTACAGACTCATTGAAAATAACATTTCTGCTCATAAAGTCTTTATAGTTTCAGGATTCCACAATTTATTTCCTTTGACTCCCGAACCATGACGAAGAAACATACATTTAATAGCTCTAGACTCTAATTTTTcattatcaacatgagcataagcagtgcagccaaaaactctcaaCTGTGAGTaatctgcaggtgtaccagaccaTACCTCAATAGAAATTTTCGTGTTGAGTGGAATAGAAGACGACCTGTTGATCAAATAGCATGCAGTGTTAACAGCCTTAGcccaaaaatgcttgttcatGCGGGCGTTGGACAGCATGTAACGAGCCTTCAATATGATGGTTCTTTTCATGCGCTCGACCACACCATTATGTTGCGGAGTGTATGGGATGGTGTGATGCCTAATAATACCTTCCTTCCTGCAGTAATCATTAAAAGCATCCAAACAGAACTCTCCACCATTATCAGTACGAAGCACTTTAACCTTCTTCTCAATTTGTCTTTCTATCATGACTTTCCATTCTGTAAAAGTAGCAAAAGTATCACTTttgttttttagaaaataagGCCACActcttctagagtaatcatcaataatggtaaGCATATAACAAGCACCACCATATGATGGTTTATATAACGAGCACCACCGTATGATGTTTTACGAGAAGGACCCCATAAATCAACATGTACATAATCAAGTGTACCTTTTGTGGTATGAACAGAGGTATTGAATTTGACCCTCTTGTGCATAGCAAAGACACAATGCTTGCAGAACTTCTTGCCACTCAAGATACAGCCATCCAGAAGGTTTTtcttcatcaattctgccaTGCCAAGCTCACTCATATGTCCAAGACGCATATGCCAAAAGTCAGTCTTACTAGGTTCAGAATTAGTAACAGTGGCAGCAGCGGCAATAGAACCATGCACAATACTACCTCTAagaacatataaatttgaagcattgagatcacccagcaaaTATACAAGAGAACCTTTTGATACCTTTACAACTCCACCTAAACCAGTGTATTTGAGTCCTTCTTTATCAAGTGTGCTCAACGAGATTAGATTTCTCTTCATCCCTGGTATATGTCTCACATTCTTCAGTGTGCGAATCCTGCCATCATGGGTTTTGATCTGAAcacagctgtgacagaaccgcccaaattaaaccggtttaagtgcgctaactatcattttaagTATTAATCCAGtcactgtgcacttaaaacggtgtaatccggacgtctgtcggtttaaggatcgaaaaacattggaagtctcgcacgaagacgagcacagatgattacaagcagacaaagaTTCTCAAGTTAATTTACAAAGCAGAGTTATACaaacaagtttacgtaaaatatcagagttcaaaatacaGCGGAAACTAAATAGAAGTTGAGTTAGAAGAACAACgattactacgatgacgtgaggacgttacatcgagcccaccgatgtgaatcctggttaccTTCAGCCAGcagcagttacctgaaaacatggtggcaacaaaccctgagtatactaatactcagcaaggcttacccgacatacgggtatacttagcccactatctagacatgcaaagctttttggttttggagtttgttttgctgaaaggctactactaatgaatccttactttcaatattttagctcaatttaagtttatctagtaccaactagatttgcctgacatctagagcaagcatggttgatcacattaatctttacagagtatcatcatcattccattctcattccaattctttactacgatgtgacaaagagatcaaggc comes from Panicum virgatum strain AP13 chromosome 4K, P.virgatum_v5, whole genome shotgun sequence and encodes:
- the LOC120704498 gene encoding thaumatin-like protein 1b yields the protein MGELVPLLSLLCCLTFLLQGAAPATFTITNSCDYTVWPGILSNAGAPPPLTTGFALPPGQTLAVTVASAWSGRIWGRTLCSTDSSGTFSCTTADCGSGAVECSGRGATPPATLAEFTLAGGTGGDDFYDVSLVDGFNVPVVVAPAAPAPASGNGSCQATGCPADVNRACPAELRVAAPPPATAAAACRSACEAFGEAEYCCSGAYGSPAACAPTPYSRFFKGACPAAYSYAYDDATSTFTCAAAGGGYDVVFCPGTSSLKSGGNPEAAGLPPSNPTMQFSGDAGSSLGTTSRNAVVALLIVAIVSLTSTRRC